A section of the Rhizobium sp. BG4 genome encodes:
- a CDS encoding TIGR03808 family TAT-translocated repetitive protein yields the protein MVERRAILALLATAAALPFARPALSASKPPALRGALDASSMKKSDLQAMIDTATGSDTPLYLPPGTYKATNLVLPDRTRITGVPGASRIVHTGPLNSAEGARRIELSGITIESGGGTAEDLNGGLLQLTGIGALSIDNCEIRGGTKHGLRLERCAGRVERSRFSGAGQAGIFAVNSAGLTIDGNTVADCGNGGILVHRSEKGEDNSVVTGNRITRIRADDGGTGENGNGINVFRAGGVMVANNHISDCAFTAIRANSGDNVQISANQCLRSGETAIYVEFAFQGAVVSGNLVDGAANGISIANFNEGGRLVSITGNVVRNLKLNGPYKPDVAFGTGIAAEADTVISGNVIEGAPYWALQLGWGPYLRNLVVTGNVIRQSAVGCAVSVADGAGTAIIADNVFEAMKDGAVFGYAWEKRQTGELAKAGAEAFPHLQIERNRII from the coding sequence ATGGTTGAACGCCGGGCTATACTTGCACTGCTTGCTACGGCGGCGGCCCTCCCCTTTGCGCGCCCTGCCCTTTCGGCCAGCAAGCCGCCGGCGCTGCGCGGCGCGCTCGATGCCTCCAGCATGAAGAAGAGCGACCTGCAGGCGATGATCGACACGGCGACCGGCAGCGATACGCCGCTTTACCTGCCGCCCGGAACCTACAAGGCGACCAATCTCGTGCTGCCCGACCGCACAAGGATCACCGGCGTTCCCGGCGCGTCGCGCATCGTCCATACCGGGCCGCTGAACTCTGCCGAAGGGGCGCGGCGGATCGAGCTTTCTGGCATCACGATCGAAAGCGGCGGCGGCACGGCGGAGGATCTGAACGGCGGGCTTCTGCAGCTGACGGGGATCGGCGCACTCTCGATCGACAATTGCGAGATCCGCGGCGGCACCAAGCACGGCCTGAGGCTGGAGCGCTGTGCCGGGCGGGTGGAGCGCTCGCGCTTTTCCGGCGCCGGACAGGCGGGCATCTTCGCCGTCAATTCGGCGGGACTGACGATCGACGGCAACACCGTGGCCGACTGCGGCAATGGCGGCATCCTGGTGCACCGCTCGGAGAAGGGCGAGGACAACAGCGTCGTCACCGGAAACCGCATCACCCGCATTCGCGCCGATGACGGCGGAACCGGTGAAAACGGCAATGGCATCAACGTGTTCCGCGCCGGCGGCGTGATGGTTGCCAACAACCATATTTCCGACTGTGCCTTCACCGCCATCCGCGCGAATTCCGGCGACAACGTGCAGATCAGCGCCAATCAATGCCTGCGCTCCGGCGAAACGGCGATCTATGTCGAGTTTGCGTTTCAGGGCGCTGTGGTCTCCGGAAACCTCGTCGACGGTGCCGCGAACGGCATCTCGATTGCCAATTTCAACGAGGGCGGCCGTCTCGTCAGCATAACCGGCAACGTCGTGCGCAATCTGAAGCTCAACGGACCCTACAAGCCCGACGTCGCCTTCGGCACCGGCATTGCCGCGGAAGCCGATACGGTGATCTCCGGCAACGTCATCGAAGGCGCGCCTTACTGGGCGCTGCAGCTCGGCTGGGGTCCCTATCTGCGCAATCTTGTGGTCACCGGAAACGTCATCCGGCAATCGGCCGTCGGCTGCGCCGTTTCGGTTGCCGACGGGGCGGGAACCGCGATCATTGCAGACAATGTCTTCGAGGCGATGAAGGATGGCGCGGTCTTCGGCTATGCCTGGGAGAAGAGGCAGACCGGCGAGCTCGCGAAGGCGGGCGCGGAGGCCTTTCCGCATCTGCAGATCGAGCGAAACCGCATCATCTGA
- a CDS encoding glutathione S-transferase family protein, with translation MLKIYGVYRSRASRVYWMAEELGIPFEYVPVLQVFRIADPAAAGTPLHTRSPEFLDVNPMAMIPSIEDDGFVMHESLAITQYLAKKHGGALAPRTLQEEALISMWSIWATSEVEVQTIQIVKTYDNGLENTEGGKSVIAVAARQLKRPLDVLEQHLSRNEWIATDRFTAADLNIAEVLRYAQTEEALFTARPHIDAWIKRCQSRPAYLKMQAGRAAEPS, from the coding sequence ATGCTGAAGATCTACGGCGTTTACCGCTCCCGCGCCTCGCGCGTCTACTGGATGGCCGAGGAGCTCGGCATTCCGTTCGAATATGTCCCGGTTCTGCAGGTCTTCCGGATCGCCGATCCGGCTGCGGCCGGCACGCCGCTCCACACGCGCTCGCCCGAGTTCCTCGACGTCAATCCGATGGCGATGATCCCGAGCATCGAAGACGACGGGTTCGTCATGCACGAGTCGCTGGCGATCACCCAGTATCTCGCCAAGAAGCATGGCGGGGCGCTGGCGCCGAGGACGCTGCAGGAAGAGGCGCTGATCAGCATGTGGTCGATCTGGGCAACATCGGAAGTCGAAGTGCAGACGATCCAGATCGTCAAGACCTATGACAATGGGCTTGAGAATACCGAAGGCGGCAAGTCGGTGATCGCCGTTGCCGCCCGCCAGCTGAAACGGCCGCTCGACGTGCTGGAGCAGCATCTGTCCAGGAATGAATGGATCGCCACCGACCGCTTCACCGCCGCCGACCTCAACATCGCGGAAGTGCTGCGTTACGCGCAGACGGAAGAAGCGCTGTTTACCGCACGGCCGCATATCGACGCCTGGATCAAGCGCTGCCAGTCGCGCCCGGCTTACCTGAAGATGCAGGCCGGCCGCGCCGCCGAGCCCAGCTGA
- a CDS encoding LysR substrate-binding domain-containing protein has protein sequence MRNLNSVHLNGLRALEAVGRLGSLQLAADELGVSVGAVSQQVIKAEAQLERAIFERMPKGMVVTEAGAAVLAALSEGMARLSEAVSMAQKKDETTLTISVAPVFAARWLVYRLDRFAEHFPDINLRIDATTRLVNPAASDVDLGIRVGSGQWPGVRAELLLQQEVFPVCAPRVAEGLREPRDILKLPAIIDGKAMFSWEVWMREAGLSGSTLTTRHVFNDASLCLDAAIAGQGVMLAWQTLAGYSLQAGQLVAPFGIRARTGFGHYFITAEGTREPKKVRAFKEWIRFEMKETEALFA, from the coding sequence ATGCGAAACCTGAACTCCGTCCATCTGAACGGCCTGCGGGCGCTGGAAGCGGTTGGCCGTCTCGGCTCGTTGCAGTTGGCGGCCGATGAGCTCGGCGTATCCGTCGGCGCCGTCAGCCAGCAGGTCATCAAGGCCGAGGCGCAGCTGGAGCGGGCGATCTTCGAGCGTATGCCGAAGGGCATGGTGGTCACCGAAGCCGGGGCGGCGGTTCTGGCGGCGCTGAGCGAGGGCATGGCGCGTCTCTCGGAAGCCGTGTCGATGGCGCAGAAGAAGGATGAGACGACGCTGACGATTTCGGTGGCGCCGGTCTTTGCGGCGCGCTGGCTGGTCTATCGGCTCGATCGTTTTGCCGAGCATTTCCCCGATATCAATCTGCGCATCGATGCCACGACCAGGCTCGTCAATCCGGCGGCCTCCGATGTCGATCTCGGCATCCGCGTCGGCAGCGGCCAGTGGCCGGGCGTCAGGGCGGAGCTGCTGTTGCAGCAGGAGGTCTTTCCCGTCTGCGCGCCGCGCGTCGCCGAAGGGCTCCGGGAGCCGCGGGATATCCTGAAACTCCCCGCCATCATCGACGGCAAGGCGATGTTTTCATGGGAAGTCTGGATGCGCGAGGCCGGCCTGTCGGGCTCGACGCTGACGACGCGGCATGTGTTCAACGACGCCTCGCTCTGTCTCGATGCGGCGATCGCCGGGCAGGGGGTGATGCTCGCCTGGCAGACGCTGGCGGGTTATTCGCTGCAGGCCGGCCAGCTCGTGGCGCCCTTCGGCATCCGCGCCAGAACCGGCTTCGGCCATTATTTCATCACTGCGGAAGGCACGCGCGAGCCGAAGAAGGTCCGCGCGTTCAAGGAGTGGATCCGTTTCGAGATGAAGGAAACGGAAGCGCTGTTTGCCTGA
- a CDS encoding MmcQ/YjbR family DNA-binding protein codes for MPETMDSIFTRLIRLAEEAGLPGVEQSTTYGNPALKVGGKAFVSVKNDETLVLSIAIPDKEQLIEMAPGIYFQTDHYKGWPSLPVRAAAIGDDELRGRLVNAWLFRAPKKLAATYRA; via the coding sequence ATGCCCGAAACAATGGACAGCATCTTCACCCGCCTGATCCGGCTTGCCGAGGAAGCCGGGCTGCCCGGCGTCGAGCAGAGCACGACCTATGGCAATCCGGCGCTGAAGGTTGGCGGCAAGGCGTTTGTTTCGGTGAAGAACGACGAGACGCTGGTGCTGTCGATCGCCATTCCGGACAAGGAACAGCTGATCGAGATGGCGCCGGGGATCTATTTCCAGACGGATCACTACAAGGGCTGGCCGTCGCTGCCGGTCAGGGCGGCGGCGATCGGCGATGACGAGCTGCGCGGGCGGCTCGTCAATGCCTGGCTGTTCCGGGCGCCGAAGAAGCTGGCGGCGACCTACCGGGCTTAG
- a CDS encoding glutathione S-transferase N-terminal domain-containing protein — protein MLTLYFAQGTCALASLIALEEAGLAYEPKKLSIKDNEQRAADYLAINPKGRVPALVTDRGVLTETIAILAYIAQTVPQAKLAPLDDPFEFARLQAFNSYLSSTVHVNHAHSRRGARWANDPAAIADMSAKVPQTMGESFEMIENKMFAGPWAMGEQYTVADGYLFTMTKWLPGDGVDMARFPKVAAHYARMLERPAVKAALAKDQA, from the coding sequence ATGCTGACATTGTATTTCGCCCAGGGAACATGCGCGCTCGCGAGCCTGATCGCGCTGGAGGAGGCGGGTCTCGCCTATGAGCCGAAGAAGCTCAGCATCAAGGACAACGAGCAGCGTGCGGCCGACTATCTGGCGATCAATCCGAAGGGCCGCGTCCCCGCGCTGGTCACCGATCGCGGTGTGCTGACGGAAACCATCGCCATCCTCGCCTATATCGCCCAGACCGTGCCGCAGGCAAAGCTCGCGCCGCTCGACGACCCCTTCGAATTCGCCCGCCTGCAGGCCTTCAACAGCTATCTCTCCTCCACCGTGCATGTGAATCACGCCCATAGCCGCCGCGGCGCCCGCTGGGCCAATGATCCCGCCGCGATCGCCGACATGAGCGCCAAGGTGCCGCAGACCATGGGCGAGAGTTTTGAGATGATCGAGAACAAGATGTTCGCCGGCCCCTGGGCCATGGGCGAGCAGTATACCGTCGCCGACGGCTATCTCTTCACCATGACCAAGTGGCTCCCCGGCGATGGCGTCGACATGGCCCGCTTCCCTAAGGTCGCGGCCCATTATGCCCGCATGCTGGAACGCCCGGCCGTCAAGGCGGCATTGGCGAAAGACCAGGCCTAA
- a CDS encoding DUF4406 domain-containing protein: MLILIAGPYRSGTGDDPAKMAANLKRLEEPSYALFRAGHVPMIGEWVALPVWHAAGGQTIGDALHEEIFYPVAHRLLELCEGVLRLPGDSKGADNDVRIARERGIPVWHRLEDVPGCAVAA; encoded by the coding sequence ATGTTGATTTTGATTGCCGGTCCCTACCGGTCTGGCACGGGCGACGACCCGGCAAAGATGGCTGCCAACCTGAAGCGGCTGGAAGAGCCGTCCTACGCGCTGTTCCGGGCAGGCCATGTGCCGATGATCGGCGAATGGGTGGCGCTGCCGGTCTGGCATGCCGCGGGCGGTCAGACGATCGGCGACGCCCTGCACGAGGAAATTTTCTACCCCGTCGCCCACCGCCTGCTGGAACTCTGCGAGGGCGTGCTGCGCCTGCCGGGTGACTCCAAGGGCGCCGACAACGACGTCCGCATCGCCCGCGAACGCGGCATCCCGGTCTGGCACCGGCTGGAAGATGTGCCGGGGTGTGCGGTGGCGGCGTAA
- a CDS encoding DeoR/GlpR family DNA-binding transcription regulator, with protein MLTTQRKSLILDILRRDGQVVAKRVAEDFSLSEDTIRRDLREMAAEGLLKRVHGGALPVSPDLPDFSARRAVTSDAKQRLGALAAGMVKAGQLIFLDGGTTTAEIARRLPRDIAFIVATHSPTIAAELEHHPTAEVILTGGRLYKHSMVATGAAAMSAISQLRPDIFFLGVTAAHPVHGLSTGDFEEAAIKRHIARCAVETYVLLTEEKLDLASPCPVLGIGEVSGLIVPEGIAEARLSPYRVLNGAILVA; from the coding sequence ATGCTGACCACACAACGTAAATCCCTGATCCTCGACATCCTGCGCCGCGACGGCCAGGTGGTGGCCAAGCGCGTTGCCGAAGACTTCTCGCTGTCGGAGGATACGATCCGCCGCGACCTCCGGGAGATGGCGGCCGAGGGCTTGCTGAAGCGTGTGCATGGCGGGGCGCTTCCGGTCTCGCCGGATTTGCCGGATTTTTCCGCGCGTCGCGCCGTCACATCAGATGCCAAGCAGCGGCTGGGTGCGCTGGCAGCGGGAATGGTGAAGGCGGGGCAGCTGATCTTTCTCGACGGTGGCACGACGACGGCGGAGATTGCCCGGCGGCTGCCGCGCGACATCGCCTTCATCGTCGCCACCCACAGCCCGACGATCGCGGCCGAACTGGAGCATCATCCGACCGCCGAGGTGATCCTGACCGGCGGGCGGCTCTACAAGCATTCGATGGTGGCGACGGGGGCGGCGGCGATGAGCGCGATTTCGCAACTCAGGCCAGACATCTTCTTTCTCGGCGTTACCGCCGCGCACCCGGTTCACGGGTTGTCGACCGGGGATTTCGAGGAGGCGGCGATCAAGCGGCATATCGCCCGCTGCGCCGTCGAGACCTATGTGCTGCTGACGGAGGAGAAGCTCGATCTCGCCTCGCCCTGTCCGGTTCTCGGTATTGGTGAGGTTTCCGGGCTGATCGTGCCGGAGGGGATTGCGGAGGCGCGGCTTTCTCCCTACCGGGTGCTCAACGGCGCGATCCTCGTGGCATGA
- a CDS encoding asparaginase encodes MSNPVTVEVTRGSLVESRHRGMVVAVDGDGKVVFSLGDADAAVFPRSACKAMQALPLVESGAADAFGFGNSELSLACSSHYGEDAHVELAASMLARAGRDESALECGTHWSGNQATLIHQARTIDKPNALHNNCSGKHSGFVCTCVHQGIDTKGYVGYDHPLQREIRGTMESLTGAVLAHDNCGVDGCAIPTYAVPLRRLAHGFAKMTTGNGLEPLRARASKRLMEACMAEPFYVSGTGGTCTALMQIAPGKIFAKTGAEGVFCATLPEQGIAVALKCEDGTTRAAEAMVAATLARFFEKGGETHAALMALATRPIHNRNGAVVGEVRATAAFS; translated from the coding sequence ATGTCCAATCCCGTTACCGTCGAAGTCACCCGTGGTTCGCTCGTCGAAAGCCGTCATCGCGGCATGGTGGTTGCTGTCGATGGGGACGGCAAGGTGGTCTTTTCGCTGGGTGATGCCGATGCGGCGGTGTTTCCGCGCTCGGCCTGCAAGGCGATGCAGGCGCTGCCGCTGGTCGAAAGCGGCGCGGCGGATGCCTTTGGTTTCGGCAACAGCGAATTGTCGCTCGCCTGCTCCTCGCATTACGGCGAGGATGCGCATGTCGAGCTCGCCGCCTCGATGCTGGCGCGCGCCGGGCGTGACGAGAGCGCGCTCGAATGCGGCACCCACTGGTCGGGCAACCAGGCGACCCTGATCCATCAAGCCCGGACGATCGACAAGCCGAATGCGCTTCACAACAATTGCTCCGGCAAGCATTCCGGCTTCGTCTGCACCTGCGTCCATCAGGGCATCGATACCAAGGGCTATGTCGGCTACGACCATCCGCTGCAGCGGGAAATCCGCGGCACGATGGAAAGCCTGACGGGCGCCGTGCTCGCCCATGACAATTGCGGGGTCGACGGCTGCGCCATCCCGACCTATGCCGTACCGCTGAGGCGCCTGGCGCATGGCTTTGCCAAGATGACGACCGGCAATGGCCTTGAGCCGCTGCGCGCCCGCGCCTCGAAGCGGCTGATGGAAGCCTGTATGGCCGAGCCCTTCTATGTCTCCGGCACCGGCGGCACCTGCACGGCGCTGATGCAGATCGCCCCCGGCAAGATCTTCGCCAAGACCGGTGCCGAAGGCGTCTTCTGCGCCACGCTTCCGGAGCAGGGGATTGCTGTCGCACTGAAATGCGAAGACGGCACGACGCGCGCCGCCGAAGCCATGGTTGCCGCCACACTCGCCCGCTTTTTCGAAAAGGGCGGCGAAACGCATGCGGCATTGATGGCGCTCGCCACCCGTCCGATTCACAATCGCAATGGCGCAGTGGTGGGCGAGGTGCGCGCCACGGCTGCGTTTTCCTAA
- a CDS encoding ribbon-helix-helix protein, CopG family, with protein MPKPQHRIAVELPEELESKVASLAASTGRSQAELVTEAVESYIANTARWQQDMQEALDGIGDGGHDGDDVLKWLDSWGTERELPRPALRPVR; from the coding sequence ATGCCGAAACCACAACACCGGATTGCCGTCGAACTGCCGGAAGAGCTGGAGAGCAAGGTCGCCTCGCTTGCAGCCAGCACCGGCCGTTCGCAGGCCGAACTCGTGACCGAGGCGGTGGAGAGCTATATCGCCAACACGGCACGCTGGCAGCAGGACATGCAGGAGGCTCTTGATGGCATCGGCGATGGCGGCCATGACGGAGACGACGTCCTGAAGTGGCTCGACAGCTGGGGCACGGAACGCGAGCTTCCGCGCCCGGCCCTTCGTCCCGTCCGCTGA
- a CDS encoding DUF3750 domain-containing protein gives MRFFKRLFLAIAVIYLLPAIAAAGWWALKERPQSWREAKWTSAGVLPKPDADSEAAIYILSASTGGMKGAVASHSWIVTKGAGDTAYNRYDKVGWGSPIRRNNYQPDAYWYSNTPHIVRALKGPEAQALIPRVEAAIQSYPYAATGDYRIYPGPNSNSFVAHVLRTVPELGTVLPPDAVGRDFLTDGRFFEIDPDGRDMHATLYGLIGFAAGARSGFEVHFMGLVAGIDIANPGVKIPAFGRVGI, from the coding sequence ATGCGGTTTTTCAAGAGGCTGTTTCTGGCAATCGCGGTCATCTATCTGCTGCCGGCGATCGCGGCTGCCGGGTGGTGGGCGCTGAAGGAGCGGCCGCAGAGCTGGCGCGAGGCGAAGTGGACGTCGGCGGGCGTGCTGCCAAAGCCGGATGCCGACAGCGAGGCGGCGATCTACATTCTCTCCGCCTCGACGGGCGGGATGAAGGGTGCCGTCGCCAGCCATTCCTGGATCGTTACCAAGGGTGCGGGAGACACTGCCTATAACCGCTATGACAAGGTCGGCTGGGGCTCGCCGATCCGCCGCAACAACTATCAGCCGGATGCCTACTGGTATTCGAATACGCCCCATATCGTGCGGGCGCTGAAGGGACCGGAGGCGCAGGCGCTGATCCCCAGGGTCGAAGCGGCGATCCAGTCCTATCCCTATGCGGCGACCGGTGACTACCGCATCTATCCGGGACCGAACTCCAACAGCTTCGTCGCCCATGTGCTGCGCACCGTGCCCGAACTCGGCACCGTCCTGCCGCCCGATGCCGTCGGGCGCGATTTCCTCACCGATGGCCGTTTCTTCGAGATCGACCCCGATGGTCGCGACATGCATGCGACGCTCTACGGCCTGATCGGCTTTGCCGCGGGGGCGCGCAGCGGCTTCGAGGTGCATTTCATGGGGCTGGTCGCCGGCATCGACATCGCCAATCCGGGCGTGAAGATCCCGGCATTCGGGCGGGTGGGGATTTGA
- a CDS encoding alpha/beta fold hydrolase: MPRITRHLIDRGDGATVELIQAQPANPVPKGALLFVHGNQGGSLIGASEAADSGMLARFSSRLDITAAAVSQPGFGASDGPPDFCGPKTQQAIIAALSFLRQQPTVDPHRIVLYGHSRGAVASAMAAAQVDDLRAIILSGGVYDLKAAFDTAWPGLRQAIEREAGLSEDAFRARSALHHAHKFQAETLLLHGRHDDRASVTQAEMFSEALSDAGVPVELRIFDCGHNIPSDHSRDVLRSFLGQVFNPAVTLH; encoded by the coding sequence ATGCCCAGGATAACGCGGCATCTGATCGACCGGGGAGACGGGGCAACCGTCGAGCTCATCCAGGCGCAACCGGCAAATCCGGTGCCGAAAGGCGCACTGCTTTTCGTCCACGGCAATCAGGGCGGCAGCCTGATCGGCGCCAGCGAAGCTGCCGATTCCGGCATGCTCGCCCGCTTCTCGTCGAGACTGGATATCACGGCGGCCGCCGTCTCCCAGCCGGGCTTCGGCGCATCGGACGGCCCGCCTGATTTCTGCGGCCCGAAGACCCAGCAGGCAATCATTGCCGCCCTGTCATTTCTCCGCCAGCAACCCACCGTCGATCCACATCGCATCGTGCTCTACGGCCACAGCCGCGGTGCCGTCGCATCGGCCATGGCCGCAGCCCAAGTCGATGATCTGCGGGCCATCATCCTCTCCGGCGGCGTCTATGATTTGAAAGCCGCTTTTGACACCGCATGGCCGGGTCTGCGTCAGGCGATCGAGCGCGAAGCCGGCCTGTCGGAAGACGCCTTCCGCGCCCGCTCGGCGCTCCATCACGCCCACAAATTCCAGGCGGAAACATTGCTGCTGCATGGAAGGCATGACGACCGCGCCTCCGTCACACAGGCAGAAATGTTCTCCGAGGCGCTGTCAGACGCGGGTGTTCCGGTCGAGCTCCGCATCTTCGATTGCGGCCACAACATCCCGTCGGATCATTCGCGAGATGTCCTGCGCTCCTTCTTGGGGCAGGTGTTCAATCCCGCCGTGACGCTGCACTGA
- a CDS encoding MFS transporter, whose protein sequence is MPSAFSVIIREPKIRIPAITLVALAFTYASTLPYQSIIGINELGMSDGAYSALVFFSALANVATSLTLGIWSDRMADRRPLVLMLSVCGMVGFGSVFIFHTAPVFVLCVLLLIPMSNSTYSILFASIRATTNRMDRGLAGSISSTVRALYSGSWALAPGVIGLYLATAQSMTPAYGIAGAASLTCFLLYFFFAGKTPKSSGPLSEAPGFLPSLKRILQPYILKRIIAMSLLLGLQRLNTMLSPLIITHPAGGTVVDVGFMAGLTAFLEMPFMMMWGTLQKRFRNVHILAAGSLIYCLYLTLAGFASAPWHIYALVGINACGAAAILSVPITYLQDLIADRPGLGSSLISVSVFISNGVAATIFAIGTTLTDYSGTAQIAAFAGLGAIGFLLFLESSKRQLSPA, encoded by the coding sequence ATGCCATCTGCCTTCTCCGTCATCATCCGCGAACCGAAAATCCGCATTCCGGCGATCACGCTGGTTGCGCTCGCCTTCACCTATGCCTCGACGCTGCCCTATCAGTCGATCATCGGCATCAACGAGCTCGGCATGAGCGACGGTGCCTATTCGGCGCTGGTGTTCTTCTCGGCGCTTGCGAATGTCGCGACCAGCCTGACGCTGGGGATCTGGTCGGACCGGATGGCCGACAGGCGGCCGCTGGTGCTGATGCTTTCGGTCTGCGGCATGGTGGGCTTCGGCTCGGTCTTCATCTTTCACACGGCGCCGGTCTTCGTTCTCTGCGTGCTCCTGCTGATCCCGATGAGCAACTCGACCTATTCGATCCTGTTTGCCAGCATCCGCGCCACGACCAACCGGATGGACCGGGGTTTGGCGGGGTCGATCTCGTCGACGGTGCGGGCGCTCTATTCGGGATCTTGGGCGCTGGCGCCGGGGGTGATCGGGCTTTATCTGGCGACCGCGCAGTCGATGACGCCGGCCTATGGGATTGCCGGGGCGGCGAGCCTCACCTGCTTCCTTCTTTATTTCTTCTTTGCCGGGAAGACGCCGAAATCTTCCGGGCCGCTCTCGGAGGCGCCGGGTTTCCTGCCGTCGCTGAAGCGCATCCTGCAGCCCTATATCCTGAAGCGGATCATCGCCATGTCGCTGCTGCTCGGATTGCAGCGGCTGAACACCATGCTGTCGCCGCTGATCATCACCCATCCGGCGGGAGGTACCGTCGTCGATGTCGGCTTCATGGCGGGGCTGACGGCTTTTCTGGAAATGCCGTTCATGATGATGTGGGGGACGCTGCAGAAGCGCTTCCGCAACGTGCATATCCTCGCTGCCGGCAGCCTGATCTACTGCCTCTACCTGACACTTGCGGGTTTTGCCTCGGCGCCCTGGCACATCTACGCGCTGGTGGGGATCAATGCCTGCGGCGCCGCGGCGATCCTCAGCGTTCCCATCACCTATCTGCAGGACCTGATCGCCGACCGGCCGGGGCTCGGCAGTTCGCTGATCTCGGTCAGCGTCTTCATCAGCAACGGCGTGGCGGCGACGATCTTCGCGATCGGCACGACGCTGACGGATTATTCGGGAACGGCGCAGATCGCAGCATTCGCCGGTCTGGGCGCAATCGGCTTCCTGCTGTTCCTCGAAAGCAGCAAGCGGCAGCTGAGCCCTGCCTAG
- a CDS encoding metalloregulator ArsR/SmtB family transcription factor, giving the protein MRQSPANRILLLLKTEGPQLGADVGGHLGISAEAARQQLTKLAEEGLAEPVTEQGAGRGRPKQLWQLTAAGHQTFPDGHAELTAGLLSIITAQLGPAALDAVIAARETETLARYRQDVSAAALSERVRQLAAVRSREGYMADCWREEDGSFMLVENHCPICAAASVCAGFCRSEIETFRSVLGADVERSEHILLGARRCAYRISA; this is encoded by the coding sequence ATGCGCCAATCGCCTGCCAACCGTATCCTGCTTCTGCTGAAGACCGAAGGCCCGCAATTGGGCGCCGATGTCGGCGGCCATCTCGGCATCTCTGCCGAGGCGGCCCGCCAGCAGCTGACGAAGCTCGCCGAAGAGGGCCTTGCCGAACCGGTGACGGAGCAGGGCGCCGGCCGCGGCCGCCCGAAACAGCTCTGGCAGCTGACCGCCGCAGGCCACCAGACCTTTCCCGACGGCCATGCCGAACTCACCGCCGGCCTGCTCTCGATCATCACGGCGCAGCTCGGCCCAGCCGCCCTCGACGCCGTCATCGCCGCCCGCGAAACGGAAACCCTTGCCCGCTACCGGCAGGACGTCTCGGCCGCAGCACTGTCCGAGCGCGTCAGACAGCTCGCCGCTGTCAGAAGCCGCGAGGGCTACATGGCCGATTGCTGGCGGGAGGAAGACGGCTCCTTCATGCTCGTCGAAAACCACTGCCCGATCTGTGCCGCCGCCAGTGTCTGCGCCGGCTTCTGCCGCTCGGAGATCGAGACCTTCCGCAGCGTGCTCGGCGCTGATGTCGAGCGCTCCGAACACATCCTGCTCGGCGCCCGCCGCTGCGCCTACCGGATCAGCGCCTAG